The sequence below is a genomic window from Flavobacterium lipolyticum.
TTGGTGGTAATATCGGAAAGAACAAGGTGACTCCAAACGAAAATGCGGTAGACGATTATATTATTTGTTTTGATGCTTTGTTTGATCACGTAGATTATTTTGTAGTCAATGTAAGTTCGCCAAATACACCAAATTTACGCGCATTGCAAGACAAAGAACCTTTGACGGCTCTGTTGCAAACGCTTCAGAACAGGAATATAGAGAAACAAAAAACAAGCACACAAAAGGTAAAACCAATTTTGTTGAAAATTGCTCCCGACCTTACAGACGAGCAGTTATTAGATATTATTGATATTGTAAAAACAACTCAGATTGCGGGTGTAATAGCCACCAATACGACGATTTCACGTGACGGATTGCAATCTGCCAATAAAGTAGAAACCGGTGGATTGTCAGGAAAACCACTAACAAAACGCTCGACAGAGGTGATTCGTTTTCTTTCGGAAAAAAGCAACAAAGCTTTCCCTATTATTGGAGTAGGAGGAATTCATACTGCCGATGATGCAATCGAGAAATTGAATGCAGGAGCCAGCTTGGTACAATTGTATACTGGTTTTATTTATGAAGGACCGGCTTTGATCAAAGCAATCAATAAAAAGGTTTTAAAGCAATTGTAAAAGCAGTACCTGAACGATTAGTCCTGTAGCAATAGCACTTCCAAAACTGATTAGCGTACCAATTAAAACATATTCGGTTAGTTTTCGGTCTTTGGCTTCTTTTAGATCGCCAAATCTAAAAATGGATTTTGCGGCTAATAGGAAACCAATGGCTTCGAAATGTCCTGTTAGAATAAAACAGAAAACAAATAATCTTTCTAATATACCAATATAGTTTCCGGCTTTAGAGAGTGAATTTTCATTGTGGCTGTTTTGACTTTCCGGATTCCAGATCGATATAATGGTTTTAATCAGAATAGAAGTTGGTTTTGTAATGAATAAAAATCCTGTAGCTAAAATCCAAAATTGATTGTTGAGCCACAGAAAATGAACGGTTTCGCCCTTGTAGAGCAAAACAACCCCAATCAAAACTAAAAGGTGCAGCGCCTGATCTGCTACAAACCAACTGCGTTTTGTTTTGTTTTTCTGGAAATGGAGTTTGATTAAATCGATAACACCATGCGATACGGCAATTAGCAAAGCGTAAGGGAGAAACTGAATTTCTCCGACTAAAACGGCTGCTAAAATGCCATGTAAAAAAATATGAAGATATAAATAAATACTTTTGTGTTTTTTGGCTTCTTTATCGACTACCCAGGAGTTGGGTTGCGCTGTAAAATCACCCAGTAAATGTGCTAAAAGTAGTTTTATAAATACAATCATAGTGTTGTAAGTTGGTTCATTTGTGTTCTGAAATAGCGGTTCAAACTCAATATTAAATCAAACTGTGCCCGTTTTTGTCTTCGGCTTACGGCAGCTCTTTTGATTCCTAATTTTGGGGCTAATTCTTCTTGTGACAAGCTTGGATTTTCTATCGCAATTGCAACAAATTCCGCAGATTGAGCGGACCAATTATCTATAAAAGTAAGAGCAAGCTGAAGCATTAAATTTATTTTTTCATCGACAGCCGAATCGTCGGTTCTCAAGGCTAAATTTACTTTTAGTTTCTTTAGAGTCTCAAAAAGTTCACCTGAGTGTATAAAGGCAGAACCATTGCTTTCAGAAACTTTCTCAGCATCGTGTGTTTTATCTCCAATACCAATACTCATTCGGGCATCCAGTTTTAAAGCTTTTAAATGTGCTTTAATGAGGAGGGCTGCCAATAAAGCTTCTTCGGGATTCTTTATTTCTATTTGAAATTCGTCCCCCCTGTAAATTTCCCATTGGAGAGGTGTTTCTCCAAAAGAAGCTAAGATTTCCTTTAAAGATTCTACCCAGTCTTTTGATTTTTGCTTTCTGGAATCGATTATATCTCCTGTAATTACACTAGTCATAGTTTCAAATATAAATAAAAAGAATAATATTAATAAGTTATTGTGCGCGATTTGTTTAATACCTGGTTACATAAGTTTTGTATCCATAGAAAAGGCGTTTCACTTCATCTCAAAATACCTGTTTTTCTAGGTGAAAGAAGTTCGTTTCTTTTTCTGCTCTTTTTTTAGACCTATAAATATTGTTTCATTTTTTTTTTTGCTAATTACGCCTTACGACATAGTAGTACTACAAATGTAGCTAATATTTTTCAATGTTACGTTTTTGTGTAACATTGTAAATTGTTACGTTTTTGTGTAACATATTAAAGTGTTACCCTATCGTGTAATACAATTAAAGAAAATTATAACTTTTATTTCTTTAAAAAAGAAACTAACTTAGCCTGCATAAAAGAATAAGCTTTGAATAAAGAAATCAAGATTATCGAATGTCCACGTGATGCTATGCAAGGCATCAAAACTTTTATACCTACTAAAAATAAGGTTTCCTATATACAGTCCTTATTGAGAGTGGGGTTTGATACTATCGATTTTGGAAGTTTCGTGTCTCCAAAAGCAATTCCTCAAATGCAGGATACTGCCGAAGTTTTAGCTCAGCTTGATTTGTCGCAAACAACGAGCAAATTGTTAGCGATTATTGCCAATACACAAGGGGCAGGGCTAGCTGCAGCACATGAACCTATTCAATATTTGGGATTTCCTTTTTCGATATCCGAAAATTTTCAGATGCGAAACACACATAAAACAATCGCTGAATCTTTAATCACGCTAGAAGAAATTCTTGAAATCGCCGATCAGAAAAATAAAGAAGTAGTTACTTATCTTTCTATGGGTTTCGGAAATCCTTACGGTGACCCTTGGAATGTAGAAATCGTGGGCGAATGGACGGAAAAACTTGCGGGAATGGGGGTTAAGATATTGTCACTTTCAGATACTGTTGGTAGTTCTACACCGGAGGTAATCACGTATCTTTTTTCCAATTTAATTCCAAAATACCCACAGATTGAATTCGGAGCGCATCTGCATACGACGCCAAACAGCTGGTTTGAGAAAATAGAGGCAGCTTCGAATGCAGGCTGTACCCGTTTTGATGGCGCTATTCAGGGATTTGGAGGCTGTCCGATGGCAACAGATAAACTCACGGGTAATATGCCTACCGAAAAGCTGATTTCGTATTTTACATCCAATAAAAAAGTGACAGGTTTGAACTCTTTAAGTTTTGAGAGTGCCTACAATGAGGCATCAAAATTGTTTGGAAAATTTCATTAGAAAATAATTATATTTACTTATAAAAATAAAAGAACCTGTTGGGTTTAATTAATAAAAAAATGCTTAACACATAGTTACCTCTGTATGTTTTAAATAAGTGAAACGTCTTTTTGAGAGTGTCAAATCTATGTTTCTATGTGTTCAAAAATAATTACACGCAAAGGGTTAGAATAATAAGTAGTATCAAAGTATCGTTGTTAGTATTTAGATATGTAAAGCCATGAGACCAAATTTCATAAAGAGAATTTCTCAGATACTATTTTTATCTGTCCTATTTTCATCATGTTCCAGTGATCTGGATTTTGATCAGACTAAAGATTTCAAGCTGGAACCTACTGTAGTAGCGAATTTGGCTTATTTTAATGCTCCGGCAGCTTCCTTTGTCGATAACGGTACCGAACAGCAAATAGGATTTGATGTTCGGGAATTTGATATTTTCAAAGAAAAATACTTCAACGATCATCTCGTTAAAGCCGAATTTAATTTTGAAATGGAGAATACGATCAACAGAGCCTTTACGCTCAATATATTGCTTTTAAGTGGCAGCGATCAAATTCTTCAAACCATAACACTGGCAGTTCCTGCTTACTCAGGAGGAACAAATGTTGTAAAATATCCTACTGAAGTATTCGAAAATCAACGATTAGATTTATTGAAACAGACCCGTAAACTTGGCTTTGTAGTGGTTATGGCGCCAGGTCCGCCTTTAAACGGAAACAGTACAGGCAGTTTAAAATTACGCTCAAGTGCAACTGCTTATATGGTAATTCAATGAGAAAATTATATTTAGTTCTTATAGTCGTATTTCAGCTTTCTTGTTTTGCTCAAAATAAAGAAGTACTGTATAATTTTACCGCCATTCCGCAATCTTCACTTGTAAATCCGGGAGCAGATGTCGCTTATAAATACTATTTTGGAGTTCCTGTTTTATCCGGAATTTCAGTAAATTTAGGGTCAAGCAGCTTTTCGGCCTATGATTTATTTGCGAATAACGGGGTAAATTTCAATGATAAAATTCGAAACGTGATTAACAAATCATCCAGTAGAGATAAAACGCAGATCAATCAGCAGCTGGAACTGTTTTCAGGCGGTTTCAGAATTGGAGGAAAAGACAGTCAGTCGTATCTTTCGTTTGGAGTTTATCAGGAATTTGATTTTTTAATGTACGTTCCTAAGGATCCCGCTATATTGGCACTAGATGGAAATAAAGATTACATTGGAAAGGCTTTCAATTTGTCCGACTTGAATTTAAGGGCCGAAATGCTTTCTGTGTTTCATGTTGGGTTTCATAAAAAAATAAGTGAGAAACTGGTTTTAGGTGGCCGCGCCAAAATTTACTCAAGCGGAGCAAATGTAACATCAACCCGAAATTCAGGATACATTTATACCGGTCAGGCTGCGGGAACTCCTAATTTATATACACAAGCCATTTCGTCTAACGTACAGATAAAGACTTCCGGGATTGCTGCATTTACAAAAGACGAGTACGACGGTAGTATTCCAAGTGATATTGTGCACAACACTTTTTTTAACGGAAGTTTAGGTTTAGGACTTGATGCCGGTTTTACTTATTATTTTAAAGATAATCTTCA
It includes:
- a CDS encoding quinone-dependent dihydroorotate dehydrogenase is translated as MYKLIIRPILFGFDPEEVHYFTFSFVKFISKIPGVSSIIRSVYEVKDSRLEREVFGIKFKNPVGLAAGFDKDAKLYKELSDFGFGFIEIGTVTPVGQEGNPKKRLFRLKEDQAIVNRMGFNNGGVLEAVERLKKNSGVLIGGNIGKNKVTPNENAVDDYIICFDALFDHVDYFVVNVSSPNTPNLRALQDKEPLTALLQTLQNRNIEKQKTSTQKVKPILLKIAPDLTDEQLLDIIDIVKTTQIAGVIATNTTISRDGLQSANKVETGGLSGKPLTKRSTEVIRFLSEKSNKAFPIIGVGGIHTADDAIEKLNAGASLVQLYTGFIYEGPALIKAINKKVLKQL
- a CDS encoding DUF3307 domain-containing protein; its protein translation is MIVFIKLLLAHLLGDFTAQPNSWVVDKEAKKHKSIYLYLHIFLHGILAAVLVGEIQFLPYALLIAVSHGVIDLIKLHFQKNKTKRSWFVADQALHLLVLIGVVLLYKGETVHFLWLNNQFWILATGFLFITKPTSILIKTIISIWNPESQNSHNENSLSKAGNYIGILERLFVFCFILTGHFEAIGFLLAAKSIFRFGDLKEAKDRKLTEYVLIGTLISFGSAIATGLIVQVLLLQLL
- a CDS encoding SatD family protein, with the protein product MTSVITGDIIDSRKQKSKDWVESLKEILASFGETPLQWEIYRGDEFQIEIKNPEEALLAALLIKAHLKALKLDARMSIGIGDKTHDAEKVSESNGSAFIHSGELFETLKKLKVNLALRTDDSAVDEKINLMLQLALTFIDNWSAQSAEFVAIAIENPSLSQEELAPKLGIKRAAVSRRQKRAQFDLILSLNRYFRTQMNQLTTL
- a CDS encoding hydroxymethylglutaryl-CoA lyase; translation: MNKEIKIIECPRDAMQGIKTFIPTKNKVSYIQSLLRVGFDTIDFGSFVSPKAIPQMQDTAEVLAQLDLSQTTSKLLAIIANTQGAGLAAAHEPIQYLGFPFSISENFQMRNTHKTIAESLITLEEILEIADQKNKEVVTYLSMGFGNPYGDPWNVEIVGEWTEKLAGMGVKILSLSDTVGSSTPEVITYLFSNLIPKYPQIEFGAHLHTTPNSWFEKIEAASNAGCTRFDGAIQGFGGCPMATDKLTGNMPTEKLISYFTSNKKVTGLNSLSFESAYNEASKLFGKFH
- a CDS encoding DUF5723 family protein is translated as MRKLYLVLIVVFQLSCFAQNKEVLYNFTAIPQSSLVNPGADVAYKYYFGVPVLSGISVNLGSSSFSAYDLFANNGVNFNDKIRNVINKSSSRDKTQINQQLELFSGGFRIGGKDSQSYLSFGVYQEFDFLMYVPKDPAILALDGNKDYIGKAFNLSDLNLRAEMLSVFHVGFHKKISEKLVLGGRAKIYSSGANVTSTRNSGYIYTGQAAGTPNLYTQAISSNVQIKTSGIAAFTKDEYDGSIPSDIVHNTFFNGSLGLGLDAGFTYYFKDNLQLTASIVDLGFVRQSKDIETFTYKGTYHYEGVNPNFDNSNEPKNIFDDFDKAIPRDTLYNKYTTLRPTKLYSSLQYSFGESRSDEDCNCHGKVTRKYVNGVGGQLFAMSMPVEPFVALTAFYRRSIFEKLDVKATYTVDSYSNKNIGLGLAGTLGKLNMYVLVNNLLELKDVSKANSMAFQFGFNFIFNDNPEE